The Enterobacter kobei genome has a segment encoding these proteins:
- a CDS encoding PTS sugar transporter subunit IIB, with protein sequence MFKIMLCCSAGMSTSLLVSKMVDVAKERGLPVKIDAYGVSEFDTQFPQYQVVLLGPQVKYILQTLSDKAATKGIPVQPIDMMDYGMQRGDKVLDYALSLIEAAH encoded by the coding sequence ATGTTCAAGATTATGCTGTGCTGCTCTGCCGGGATGTCCACCAGCCTGTTGGTCAGCAAAATGGTCGATGTCGCGAAAGAACGTGGTTTGCCGGTGAAAATAGATGCGTACGGTGTTTCCGAATTTGATACGCAGTTTCCGCAATACCAGGTGGTGCTTCTCGGACCACAAGTGAAATACATTTTACAGACACTCTCAGACAAGGCGGCTACGAAAGGCATTCCGGTCCAGCCCATCGACATGATGGACTACGGCATGCAGCGTGGCGATAAAGTACTGGACTATGCTCTGTCGCTCATCGAAGCGGCACACTAA
- the nepI gene encoding purine ribonucleoside efflux pump NepI produces MTEHIQPSTRPQTKEVSRPNWSAVFSVAFCVACLITVEFLPVSLLTPMAQDLGISEGVAGQSVTVTAFVAMFASLFITQVIGAIDRRKVVILFSVLLTLSCLLVSFAENFTLLLLGRACLGLGLGGFWAMSASLTMRLVPARTVPKALSVIFGAVSIALVIAAPLGSFLGGIIGWRNVFNAAAVMGVLCILWVWKALPSLPGEAAHHKQNMFSLLKRPGVLAGMTAIFMAFAGQFAFFTYIRPVYMTMAGFDVDGLTLVLLSFGIASFVGTSLSSQFLKRSLKVALAGAPLVLAVSATVLVLWGSDKWVASAIAVIWGFAFALVPVGWSTWITRSLADQAEKAGSIQVAVIQLANTCGAAVGGVALDHLGLTSPLVISGTLMLLTALLVAGKVKAK; encoded by the coding sequence ATGACAGAACATATCCAGCCCTCGACCAGACCGCAGACCAAAGAGGTTTCTCGCCCCAACTGGTCGGCGGTTTTCTCCGTGGCGTTCTGCGTTGCCTGCCTGATCACCGTCGAGTTTCTGCCGGTCAGCCTGTTGACGCCGATGGCGCAGGATCTCGGCATTTCCGAGGGCGTGGCGGGGCAGTCCGTTACCGTGACCGCCTTTGTGGCGATGTTCGCCAGCCTGTTTATCACGCAGGTGATTGGCGCCATTGACCGCCGCAAAGTGGTTATTCTTTTCAGCGTCCTTCTGACGCTCTCCTGCCTGCTGGTCTCCTTCGCGGAAAACTTCACCCTGTTGCTGCTGGGGCGCGCCTGTCTGGGACTGGGTCTTGGCGGTTTCTGGGCGATGTCCGCCTCGCTCACTATGCGCCTGGTACCCGCGCGTACGGTGCCGAAAGCGCTGTCCGTCATCTTCGGTGCGGTCTCCATCGCGCTGGTGATTGCCGCACCGTTGGGCAGCTTCCTCGGCGGGATCATCGGCTGGCGTAACGTCTTCAACGCGGCGGCGGTGATGGGCGTGCTCTGTATTCTCTGGGTATGGAAGGCATTGCCGTCCCTGCCGGGCGAAGCGGCGCATCACAAACAGAATATGTTCAGCCTCCTCAAGCGTCCGGGTGTGCTGGCGGGGATGACCGCCATCTTTATGGCCTTTGCCGGGCAGTTTGCCTTCTTCACCTACATCCGTCCGGTGTATATGACCATGGCGGGCTTTGACGTGGATGGTCTGACGCTGGTGTTGCTGAGCTTTGGTATCGCCAGCTTTGTCGGTACGTCGCTGTCGTCCCAGTTCCTGAAACGTTCCCTGAAAGTGGCGCTGGCTGGCGCGCCGCTGGTACTGGCAGTGAGTGCCACGGTGCTGGTGCTGTGGGGTAGCGATAAGTGGGTCGCCTCGGCGATTGCGGTTATCTGGGGCTTTGCTTTTGCGCTGGTGCCGGTTGGCTGGTCGACGTGGATTACTCGCTCGTTGGCCGATCAGGCGGAGAAAGCCGGGTCGATTCAGGTGGCCGTGATCCAACTGGCAAACACCTGCGGCGCGGCGGTGGGCGGCGTTGCACTGGACCATCTGGGACTGACGTCGCCGCTGGTGATTTCCGGTACGCTGATGTTGCTGACAGCGCTGCTGGTGGCCGGGAAGGTTAAGGCGAAGTAA
- a CDS encoding carbohydrate porin, which produces MNTIKKLPLTMAVIAALCPISVLAQEFTQEQIDAIVAKAVDKALAERQAKMDAAVAKKADVVTEPQSAAQSPDMAIPFGVKFTGYARYGAHFQAADQKYVAVDGSYNGASAIGRLGNEGNGGEFQLSKAFKGDNGAIWDINVMIDHWGDEVNLKKAYAGVTNIMASNPNAYFWAGRDFHQRPQQGINDYFWMNHDGQGAGVKNFDIGGVQFDVAAVAAVESCSPEVMEDEANPSRITCTGGSGTGDKGNYAATSKIHGMKLGPIDMELYANYGFDSKAVESDERLNAWQGGVVLSHTNDSGVNKVIARYSDNADNSVFNKTEDLTTVYASFEGLYKFTQATQVEYILAFHDYDNSRDKTDNRKNYNAIVRPMHWWNDVHSTWLEAGWQHVDYDNGGDNKGWKLTLSQNMSIAMGPEFRPMLRFYVTGGKVDNERTARVSNTKDETLDDFNVGAMWEAWF; this is translated from the coding sequence ATGAATACGATTAAAAAACTTCCATTAACCATGGCGGTTATCGCCGCGCTTTGCCCAATTTCTGTACTCGCACAAGAATTTACGCAGGAGCAAATCGACGCCATTGTGGCTAAAGCGGTGGACAAAGCGCTGGCCGAGCGGCAGGCCAAAATGGATGCGGCGGTCGCGAAAAAGGCAGACGTGGTGACCGAGCCGCAAAGCGCGGCGCAATCCCCGGATATGGCGATCCCATTCGGGGTGAAATTTACCGGTTACGCCCGCTACGGCGCGCACTTCCAGGCCGCCGATCAGAAATACGTGGCGGTGGACGGTTCCTACAACGGCGCCTCCGCGATTGGTCGTCTGGGTAACGAGGGCAACGGTGGGGAATTCCAGCTCTCTAAAGCCTTCAAGGGTGATAACGGCGCCATCTGGGACATCAACGTGATGATCGACCACTGGGGCGACGAAGTTAACCTTAAAAAAGCCTACGCGGGCGTGACCAACATTATGGCCTCCAACCCGAACGCCTATTTCTGGGCGGGTCGTGACTTCCATCAGCGTCCACAGCAGGGCATTAACGATTACTTCTGGATGAACCACGACGGCCAGGGTGCCGGTGTGAAAAACTTCGACATCGGCGGCGTGCAGTTTGACGTCGCTGCCGTGGCGGCGGTGGAATCCTGTAGCCCGGAAGTGATGGAGGATGAAGCCAACCCATCGCGCATCACCTGTACCGGCGGTTCCGGCACGGGCGACAAAGGCAACTACGCCGCGACGTCAAAAATTCACGGCATGAAGCTCGGCCCGATCGACATGGAGCTGTACGCTAACTACGGCTTTGACTCCAAAGCGGTTGAAAGCGACGAGCGCCTGAACGCCTGGCAGGGCGGCGTGGTGCTGAGCCACACCAACGACAGCGGCGTGAACAAGGTGATCGCGCGTTACTCCGATAATGCGGACAACAGCGTGTTCAACAAAACCGAGGATCTGACCACGGTTTACGCCAGCTTCGAAGGATTATACAAATTCACCCAGGCCACGCAGGTAGAGTACATCCTCGCCTTCCACGACTACGACAACAGTCGTGATAAGACCGACAACCGTAAGAACTACAACGCCATCGTGCGCCCAATGCACTGGTGGAACGACGTTCACTCCACCTGGCTCGAAGCGGGCTGGCAGCACGTTGATTATGACAACGGCGGCGATAACAAGGGCTGGAAGCTGACCCTGTCGCAGAACATGTCTATCGCCATGGGGCCGGAGTTCCGTCCAATGCTGCGCTTCTACGTGACCGGCGGCAAAGTGGATAACGAACGCACCGCCCGCGTGAGTAATACCAAAGACGAAACGCTGGACGACTTCAACGTCGGCGCGATGTGGGAGGCGTGGTTCTAG
- a CDS encoding EamA family transporter has product MGSTRKGMLNVLIAAVLWGSSGVCAQYIMEKSHISSPYLTMVRLLFTGVILLTLSFVHGDKIFSVIKHRKDALSLLFFSLVGALTVQLTFLLTIEKSNAATATVLQFLSPTIIVAWFALARKKRPGVFVLSAIFTSLIGTFLLVTHGDPTSLSISPAALFFGIASAFAAAFYTTYPSTLIARYGTLPIVGWSMLIAGLMLTPFYAGRGTTFVIDGGLLLAFFYLVVIGTALTFSLYLKGAQMIGGPKASILSCAEPLSSALLSVVLLGVAFTLPDWLGTLLIVSSVVLISMDSRRRVKASA; this is encoded by the coding sequence ATGGGTTCCACACGCAAAGGGATGTTAAACGTCCTGATCGCCGCCGTTTTATGGGGAAGTTCAGGGGTTTGCGCGCAGTACATCATGGAGAAAAGCCACATTTCTTCGCCTTATCTGACCATGGTTCGCCTGCTGTTTACCGGCGTGATCCTGCTGACGCTTTCTTTCGTTCACGGCGACAAGATTTTCTCGGTCATCAAGCATCGCAAAGATGCCCTCAGCCTGCTGTTCTTCTCTCTGGTTGGCGCGCTTACCGTGCAGCTCACCTTCCTGCTGACGATTGAAAAATCCAACGCGGCTACCGCCACCGTGCTGCAGTTTCTGTCACCGACCATTATCGTGGCCTGGTTTGCGCTGGCGCGAAAAAAGCGTCCCGGCGTGTTTGTCCTGTCAGCGATTTTTACGTCGTTGATAGGTACTTTCCTGCTGGTGACTCACGGCGACCCGACCTCGCTCTCCATCTCTCCTGCCGCGCTGTTCTTCGGTATCGCCTCGGCCTTTGCCGCCGCGTTTTACACCACGTATCCCTCAACACTTATTGCCCGCTACGGCACGCTGCCGATTGTCGGCTGGAGTATGTTGATTGCCGGGCTCATGCTGACGCCGTTCTACGCCGGACGCGGGACCACCTTTGTGATTGACGGCGGCCTGCTGCTGGCCTTCTTCTACCTGGTGGTAATCGGTACGGCGCTAACATTTAGCCTGTATCTGAAAGGCGCACAGATGATTGGCGGGCCGAAGGCAAGCATTCTGAGCTGCGCTGAGCCGCTGAGCAGCGCATTACTGTCGGTGGTTTTGCTGGGTGTGGCGTTCACCCTGCCGGACTGGCTGGGGACGCTGTTGATTGTGTCGTCGGTGGTGCTGATTTCGATGGATTCGCGTAGAAGGGTTAAGGCATCGGCGTAG
- a CDS encoding IS1-like element IS1B family transposase (programmed frameshift), which produces MASVSISCPSCSATDGVVRNGKSTAGHQRYLCSHCRKTWQLQFTYTASQPGTHQKIIDMAMNGVGCRATARIMGVGLNTIFRHFKKLRPQSVTSRIQPGSDVIVCAEMDEQWGYVGDKSRQRWLFYAYDRLRKTVVAHVFGERTMATLGRLMSLLSPFDVVIWMTDGWPLYESRLKGKLHVISKRYTQRIERHNLNLRQHLARLGRKSLSFSKSVELHDKVIGHYLNIKHYQ; this is translated from the exons GTGGCTTCTGTTTCTATCAGCTGTCCCTCCTGTTCAGCTACTGACGGGGTGGTGCGTAACGGCAAAAGCACTGCCGGACATCAGCGCTATCTCTGCTCTCACTGCCGTAAAACATGGCAACTGCAGTTCACTTACACCGCTTCTCAACCCGGTACGCACCAGAAAATCATTGATATGGCCATGAATGGCGTTGGATGCCGGGCAACCGCCCGCATTATGGGCGTTGGCCTCAACACGATTTTCCGCCATT TTAAAAAACTCAGGCCGCAGTCGGTAACCTCGCGCATACAGCCGGGCAGTGACGTCATCGTCTGCGCGGAAATGGACGAACAGTGGGGATACGTCGGGGATAAATCGCGCCAGCGCTGGCTGTTTTACGCGTATGACAGGCTCCGGAAGACGGTTGTTGCGCACGTATTCGGTGAACGCACTATGGCGACGCTGGGGCGTCTTATGAGCCTGCTGTCACCCTTTGACGTGGTGATATGGATGACGGATGGCTGGCCGCTGTATGAATCCCGCCTGAAGGGAAAGCTGCACGTAATCAGCAAGCGATATACGCAGCGAATTGAGCGGCATAACCTGAATCTGAGGCAGCACCTGGCACGGCTGGGACGGAAGTCGCTGTCGTTCTCAAAATCGGTGGAGCTGCATGACAAAGTCATCGGGCATTATCTGAACATAAAACACTATCAATAA
- a CDS encoding PTS sugar transporter subunit IIC → MSSLYQSMVAVIEQSITPLAAKLGQQKYVIAIRDGFTAALPFMIIGSFMLVFIFPPFSADTTNSFARGWLDFSQTYREQLMLPFNLSMGVMTFFISVGIGASLGRQFNLDPVMSGLLAFMAFLLVAAPYADGKISTQYLSGQGIFTALITAIYATRVYAWLKQNNVTIRLPKEVPTGVARSFEILIPVMVVIGTLHPLNLFIEAQTGMIIPQAIMHLLEPLVSASDSLPAILLSVLLCQIFWFAGIHGSLIVTGIMNPFWMANLSANQAALAAGAALPHVYLQGFWDHYLLIGGVGSTLPLAFLLLRSRVTHLRTIGKMGVVPSFFNINEPILFGAPIIMNPMLFIPFVCVPLINACLAYAATKLGWLAQVVSLTPWTTPAPIGASWAANWALSPVVMCLVCMVMSALMYLPFLRAYERTLMKNEEQKAQATVGAAETASN, encoded by the coding sequence ATGAGTTCGTTATATCAATCCATGGTCGCGGTGATTGAGCAGTCAATTACCCCGCTGGCCGCCAAACTTGGTCAGCAAAAGTATGTGATTGCTATCCGCGACGGCTTTACCGCCGCGCTGCCGTTCATGATCATCGGCTCGTTTATGCTGGTGTTCATCTTCCCGCCGTTTTCGGCGGATACTACCAATAGCTTTGCGCGCGGCTGGCTGGATTTCTCCCAGACTTACCGCGAACAGCTGATGCTGCCGTTTAACCTCAGCATGGGCGTGATGACCTTCTTCATCTCGGTGGGGATTGGGGCGAGCCTGGGGCGCCAGTTTAACCTCGACCCGGTGATGTCCGGCCTGCTGGCTTTTATGGCCTTCCTGCTGGTCGCCGCGCCGTATGCCGACGGTAAAATCTCGACCCAGTATCTCTCCGGCCAGGGCATTTTTACCGCGCTGATCACCGCCATCTACGCCACCCGCGTTTATGCGTGGCTGAAGCAGAACAACGTCACCATCCGCCTGCCGAAAGAAGTACCGACCGGCGTGGCGCGTTCGTTTGAGATCCTGATCCCGGTGATGGTGGTGATCGGTACCCTGCACCCGTTGAACCTGTTCATCGAAGCGCAAACCGGCATGATTATCCCGCAGGCGATCATGCACCTGCTGGAGCCGCTGGTCTCCGCCTCCGACTCCCTGCCCGCTATTCTGCTCTCCGTGCTGCTGTGCCAGATCTTCTGGTTCGCCGGTATCCACGGCTCGCTGATTGTCACCGGCATCATGAACCCGTTCTGGATGGCGAACCTCTCGGCAAACCAGGCGGCACTGGCGGCCGGCGCGGCGCTGCCGCACGTATACCTGCAGGGCTTCTGGGATCACTACCTGCTGATTGGCGGCGTAGGCTCCACGTTACCCCTGGCGTTCCTGCTGCTGCGCAGCCGCGTTACCCATCTGCGTACCATCGGCAAAATGGGCGTGGTGCCCAGCTTCTTTAACATCAACGAACCGATTCTGTTTGGCGCGCCGATCATCATGAACCCGATGCTGTTCATTCCGTTCGTGTGCGTTCCGCTGATCAACGCCTGTCTGGCGTATGCGGCAACCAAACTCGGCTGGCTGGCGCAGGTCGTCTCGTTAACCCCGTGGACCACCCCGGCACCGATTGGCGCCTCGTGGGCGGCGAACTGGGCGCTGAGCCCGGTGGTGATGTGCCTTGTGTGTATGGTGATGTCCGCGCTGATGTATCTGCCTTTCCTGCGTGCCTATGAGCGTACGCTGATGAAAAACGAAGAGCAGAAAGCGCAGGCGACCGTCGGTGCTGCCGAAACCGCAAGCAATTAA